In Desulfonatronum thiodismutans, the genomic window GAATCAATCAGAAACCATGATGTCCTGGAGCGGGAACACGCGACGCTGCTTACGGAAGCCGCCCATGTCGTGGAACTTCGTGAGCGCCATGACACCACCATGGCGCAATTGGAACAGGCGCAGATCAGGGTTCGACAACTCAGCTCCGATAACGAAGAACTCCGGGCATCCGAGCGTCTCCGCTGGTTTCTATTCGGTGGCGGGGTCGTTTTCACGGCTTGGTTTTTCGGCTTCTTGAGCGGACGGATGCAACGAAAACGCCGTGCCGGTCTGCAATACTGATCCCGGTCGTCCCAAAAAAGGCGTTGAAAAAATCCCAATTGTTGCGTCGCCTCGAAAAGTTCAAACTCTCACGTATCAATAACTACGCTTCGACCTTGATTCGATTGCCAGGACGGCAAATCGAAAATGTGGCGAAGTACAGCCCGTGAAGGCCGGACACAGGACGTGTCCGGTAGCTTTTCTTGCTCCTTGCACTTGGGGTTTTTGAACGGACTGCCGACAAGGGACTTTTTCAACACTCAGATAAGGGAAGACTTTATTCCAGTTCGGGATGCCGACTTCGACTTTTTGCGCGAAATTCCGCCCAGGGACTGTTTCAGATCAGCTCAAGCAGCGTCATTCGCGGCAGGCGATATTTTCTGGTTGGAAAGGAAATCCCGGTAGGTCGCCCCCAATCCCTCTCTCAAGCCGAAGGTGGGCTCCCAGCCCAAACCCCGCATCCGGGAGACGTCCAGCAACTTTCGCGGAGTGCCGTCCGGCTTGTCCGTGTCCCAGACGATCTCCCCTTCGTACCCGACGGTCTCGCGGACTATCCTCGCCAGTTCGCGGATGGTCTGGTCCTCGCCGGAGCCGATGTTCAGCAGCGGCGCGACGTCCTCCCTCAGCAGCCCGGCATAGTCCTCCTCGGGCGAATTCATTAGATACACGCAGGCTCGGGCCAAGTCGTCCACATGCAGAAATTCTCGGCGCGGCGCACCCGTGCCCCAGAGCGTGACGTGCGGCGCGCCGGAGACCTTGGCCTCATGGAACTTGCGGATCATCGCCGGGATGACGTGGCTGCCGGCTAGGTCGTAGTTGTCGTTGGGGCCGTAGAGGTTGGTGGGCATCACGGCCAAGAAGCGTGTGCCGTACTCCCGGTTGTAGGCCCAGCACATCTCGATGCCCGCGATCTTGGCCACGGCGTAGGGCCGGTTGGTGGGCTCCAGGGGACCGGTGAGCAGGTACTCCTCCTTCATGGGCTGGGGGCAGTCCCTGGGAAAGATGCAGGACGACCCCAGAAAGAGCAGTCGTCGCGTTCCGCAACGCCATGCCTCGTGGATCACGTTGGTCTGGATGGCCAGATTGACGTGGATGAACTGGGCCGGATAGGTGTTGTTGGCCAGAATCCCGCCCACCTTGGCCGCTGCCAGGAAGACGTAGTCCGGACGTTCTTGCTCGAAAAACCGGCGCACGGCCCCCTGGTCGGTCAGATCCAATTCCGAGCTGGTCCGCTGGAGAACGTTCCGACACCCTTTGGCCTCCAAAGCCCGAACCAGAGCCGAACCTACCAGGCCGCGATGGCCGGCTACGTAGATTATTGCGTCGTTTTGCATGGCGATGTGTTATTGCAGAGTTTGGTTCTTTTCGTTTTTTCGAAACCCATGTTCGAACTCCGGGGCGTAAAGTCTGGAGGAGGTGGCTAGTTCCTGGCTGGGAAGGACGAGGAAGATGGTCTGGCGTTCCCAGAGAGGTTTTGCCCCGGTCTTGGCCAGCTTGTCCAGGGTCAGGCGTTGGATGTCTTCCTCGGGCCAGCCGACGCGGTGGGCGGCGATGATCGTGGTGTCCGGAGGGTAGCCGCCGTCGAGCAGTTCCCGAGCCAGCTTTTGGTGGCTGGGGCCGCAGAGGTAGACGGCCAGGGCCGCCTGGTGAACGGCCAGCCTCCGCAGTTGTTCCAGTTCGGGGACCCTGGTCCGGCCGTCCAGGCGGGTCAGGATCAGGGACTGGCAAATCTTTGGAATGGTGAAGGACACGTTGGCCGCCGCCGCGGCGGCCATGGCCGCGGTTACACCCGGAACCACGGCATGGGAGATCCCCTCCGCGTCCAAAAGGCGGGCCTGTTCACGCACCGCGCCGTACAGGCCGGGGTCGCCGGTGTGCAGCCGGACCACTCGATGGCCCGAGCGGGCCGCGTCCCGAATCAGTTCATGGGTCTGGTCCAAGGTCAGTCCGGAGGAATCCACGATCCGGCATTCGGGCCCGGCCTCTTCCAGCATGGCCACCGGAACCAGGGACCCTGCGTAGATGATCAGGTCCGCTTCCCGGATCAGCCGTTGGGCCTTGAGGGTCAGCAGTTCCGGGTCCCCCGGACCCGCGCCGACGAAGTAGACGTTGGGGGTGGGTGTTGCACTCATGACATGGGCTTGCGACTGCTGAGCAGAAAGACGGGGTTTTGGGCGCTGATGCGCAGGTCGTCGGCCAGGGGAGCGCCGTGCCCGGCCTGGACCTGGACGATTTCCAGACCAAGGCCGCGGTGCTCCAGAAATGTTTTGGCCCGGTGCATGCTTCCCAGAAGCACGGTGGCGGCCACCAGCTTGCCGCCGGGCTTGAGCCTGTCCCAGGCTGATTCCAGAATATCCTTCGAAATATCACCCGGGCCGTGCCCCTGAATGTTTCCCGGGCTGTTTCCAGGGCTGTTTTTGGGGCTGCTTTCCGGGCTGCATCCTAAACTGCTTCCGAGGCCGCCGCCGAGAAAGATCCGATCCGGGTGGGGCAACGTTTCCAGACAGTCGGGCATCTGGCCGTGGACCACCTGGACCCAGAAGGCGTTGGTTCGCCGGACGTTCTCCCGGATCATCGCGACGCGGCGCTCCTCCCGCTCCACGGCCACCACGCCGCCCCTGGGCAGGAGCAGGCCGGCTTCGATGCCCACGGAACCGCACCCGGCCCCCAGATCCCAGAGCAGATGATCCGGCTCCAGGGCCAGGGCCGCCAGGGCTGCGGCCCGAATCGTCGGTTTGGTGATCAGGCCGCGCTCGTGAACGTAATCCTCTACGGCCATTCCCAGGGTCAGGGTGATTTCCGGCTCTCGGACCCGTTCCAGGAGGACGAGGTTCAACGGAGAGAAGGCCTGTTCGACGGCTTGTTCCAAGGAGTACGCTCCCCAATTCTGGCTGGGCAGTCCCAGGTCCTCGAAAACCCACATCTGAAAAATTTCAGCCCCGCGTTCCAGGAGCATCCGGGCCAGGGCCGCCGGGGCATGCCGCCCGTCCGTATACACGGCCACCCGATGGTTGCGGCCCAGGGCCGCGAATAACGACGCGGTTCGATCCCGACCGTGCAGGGAGACCGCCGGGACGTTCTGCCAAGCGATGCCCAGCAGCGCGGCGGCTGCCTGGAGCGTGGTGGTTCCGGGATGCAGCCGAACGTTTTCGCGCCCCAGACGGCGGACCAGCAGCGGGCCGATTCCGTAAAAACAGGGGTCCCCGCCCACCAGCACCACCACGCGGCGTCCGGCTTCCCAGGCCTGGTCCAATCGTTCCAGCGGCGAGGCTAGGGGAGCCTTGAGCACGACTCGTTCGCCCCGGAAATTCGGGAAGTCCGCCTGGATGCGTTCCCCGGCGGCCAGCATGTCCGCCTCCTGGATCAAGCGTTCCAGTTCCGCATGGCCATGCCGCGGCCCTTGTCCCAGTCCGACGACGTCGATGGGATGGCGGATCGGCTGGACATGATGGATGGACATGGTTCGGGCCTGGGGTTGCGCGAGGGCTGGATGCTGAATATGACAACCTTTCTTGACGGCTGGAGAACGTCTTGCCGGGCCGAAGGACCGTTTGTCAGGAATCCTTCACGGCAAGGCGAAATAGGTGTTCAACCGGACCGCCTCGGCGGTCATGCTTACCAAAGGTTCGGAACATGAGCAAAGAAAACGTCGGCGTCAGAATCCGCAACTTGCGGGAGGAGCGGGAAATCAACCGGGAGCAGTTGGCCGAGCGCACTGGTTTGGCTCCGGAATTCATCTCCCGCATGGAAGACTCCGGGGATGTCCCCTCCCTCGGCCCGTTGCTGAAGGTCGCCCGGGGCCTGGGCGTGCGGCTGGGCACCTTTCTGGACGATCAGGTCAGCCGCGATCCGCTGATCGTGCGCCTCGAAGAACGCCAGGCCGGGCTGAACATGCACAAGGACCACGGCGGTCCGCTGGCCCTGCGCTTCTTCCCCTTGGGCCTGGGCAAGACCGACAGGCACATGGAGCCCTTCTTCATCCAGGTGCTCCCCGACCCGGCCCAGGAAAAAAGCCTTTCCGCCCATGAGGGCGAGGAATTCATCGTCGTCGTATCCGGAGAGATCGAGCTGCGCTACGGCCGGGAGACCCAGCGACTCAAGGCCGGAGACTCGGTCTACTACAACTCCGCGATTCCGCATCACGTGGGAGCGGTGGGCCCGGAACCGGCGGAGATCTACGCGGTATTGTACATCCCTGAGTAACGTTCCGAACAGGTAGTTGCTCAACAAACGTCCATCTGGGGAGCATTCGTGGACAAGCCAATTCTTCGAGAAATCACCCTGGGCCGACTTCTGGACGAGGCCGTCAGGGACTATCCGGACAATGACGCCGTGGTCTACGTGGACCGCAACTTTCGCCTCACCTACCAGGAGTTCGGGGAGGTGGTGGATCAACTGGCCAAGGGCCTGATGCACCTGGGGGTGCAAAAAGGGGAGAAAGTGGCGGTCTGGGCCACCAACGTGCCTTACTGGGTGGCGCTGCAGTTCGCCACGGCCAAGATCGGCGCGGTGCTCCTGACCGTGAACACCAACTACAAATCCAACGAACTGGCCTATCTCCTGGAGCAGTCCGAGGCGGAGACCATCTTTCTGATCGACGGATTCCGGGATACGGACTACGTGGCCACGGTCAACGAACTGGTCCCCGAACTGCGCGTCGACGCCCGGGGGCACCTGCGCAGCAAACGTTTTCCGCACTTGAAGCGGATCTTTTTTCTGGGGCCGGAAAAACACCGGGGCATGTACTCCATTCCTGAACTGCTGGCCCTGGGGCACATGGTTTCCCAGGCCGACTATCTGGCCAGACAGGCCACGCTGGATCCCCACGACGTGGTGAACATGCAGTACACCTCCGGGACCACCGGCTTTCCCAAGGGGGTGATGCTCACCCACTACAACATCGCCAACAACGGCTTCTGGATCGGCGAGAACCAGCTTTTCACCCACAAGGACCGGATCTGCCTGCCCGTGCCGCTGTTTCACTGCTTCGGTTGCGTGCTGGGCGTGCTGGCCGCGGTCAGCCACGGCAGCACCCTGGTCATCCTGGAAGGGTTCAACCCGGTGCATGTGATGGCCTCGGTGGAGCAGGAGCGCTGCACGGCCCTCTACGGCGTGCCGACCATGTTCATCGCCGTGCTGGAGCACCGCCTCTTTCCCAAGTTCGACTTCAGCTCCCTGCGCACCGGAATCATGGCCGGTTCGCCCTGTCCGGTGCGGGTGATGCGCCAGGTCATGGAAAAGATGTACATGCGCGACATCACCATCTGCTACGGCCTGACCGAGACCTCGCCGGTGATGACCCAGACCCGGGTGGACGACGACGTCAACCGCCGGGTGGCCACGGTGGGTCGGGCCATGCCGGCCATCGAGGTCCGGGTGGTGGACCCGGAAACCAACCAGCCCGTGCCGCCGGGCGTCCAGGGCGAGGTCTGCTGCCGGGGCTACAACGTGATGAAGGGCTACTACAACATGCCCGAGGCCACGGCCCAGACCATCGACGCGGACGGCTGGCTGCACTCCGGCGACCTGGGCGTGATGGACGAGGACGGCTACCTGGCCATCACCGGACGGATCAAGGACATGATCATCCGGGGCGGGGAGAACGTTTATCCCCGGGAGATCGAGGAATTCCTGTACACCATGGAGGGAATATCCGACGTCCAGGTGGTGGGCGTGGCCAGCCGCAAGTACGGGGAGGAGGTGGGCGCGTTCATCGTTCCCAAGCCCGGCGTGACGCTTACGCCGGAAGAGGTCAGGGACTTCTGCCGGGGGAAGATCGCTCGCTACAAGACGCCGAGATACATCGCCTTCGTGGAGTCCTACCCCATGACCGCCAGCGGCAAGATCCAGAAATACAAACTGCGCGAAACCGCGGCCAAGCTGTTTCCCGAGGCCATGCGCTGACCGGAGGAGGCGGCCCGGTCTACGCCTCGCGACGCCACAGACCATCCCATGCGTTTTTCGCTCCCGATCATTCTCATCCTGGCCCTGACGAACGTTTACCTCCTGGTTCAGTCAGGCGCACGTGTCCAGGACATGGTGCCGCCTTCAGCCGAAGAGAGCCTGGTGAGCGCCGAGCATCAGTTGGAGCTGCTCAAGGCCCAGGACAAGATCACGATCCTCAAGCTGATGCTGGACCGCTACCGCGAGGCCAACACCCACCGGCTGCGCCTGACCGCCTACACGGCCAGGCCCGAGGAAACCAATGAAGACGTGGAAAACACCGCGATCATGCAGACTCCAAGACCCGGATGGACGGTGGCGGTTTCCCAGGACCTGCGGGGCTGGCTGGGCAAACGGGTCTACGTGGAAGGCTTTGGCGTGCGGTTCGTCGGAGACCTGATGAACCCCAGGTACTCGAAGTCCATCGACGTCCTGGTGGCCGACGTCGAGGAAGCCCGAGACATCGGCGTGATCCTGGACGTCTTCGTGACCCTGATCGAGCCCCTGCTCCCGGAGCACTACGACGGCGACTTCGATATCACGGCAGTGTTCAATTGGAATCGGGAATGACGGGTCAATCCCGAAAGGGCTGTGTGTCGGCCGTCCGCTACCCGAACGTCTCCAGGCAGGCGTCCCGAGCGACTTCGGCATAGAAATGACGGTGTTCCAGGGGCAAAGGGATTTCCTTGTCCGTGGCCAGGGAGGCGTAGGTCTTGAGCAGGTGCTCGCGGACCAGCCTCATCCCGTTTTTGCGTCGGTTCCCGGCACCGGAAACCAGGAGTTCCTCGGCCAGCCGGATGATTTCCCGGGCCCGAACCGTGGCGCTGTGGTCCCGAAGCACCCGGCGCTTGCCGCGCCGGGAGATTTCCTCCAGCCGTTCCGGATCGTCCAGGGCTTCGCGGGCGATGCGGGCCGCGGCTGAGGCGTCGTTGCGGGGATAGATCAGGATTTCTTCACCAGGGACAAAGACCTCGCGCAGGCCGTTTTCCACGTCCTCGGTGAGCACCGCCGCGCCGCAGGCCGCGGCCTGGAACAGCCGAAAATTCAACTCGCCCACAACACTCTGGTTGATCACGATCCGACTGCGCCCAAAAATCGGCGCGTACGCGCCCTGCTGGACAATGGTAGGGCAAGTTTGGCGAAACCGGCGTAAAAACGGCCCTCGGTCCGGGTTCAGCGGCGGATTCAGCGTGCCCACGAAACTGACCGGAATGTCCCGCTCCATGCCGGGATCCCGGTCCATGTCCAGACGGCAGTAAAGCGGAAACCAGCGACACTCGCGCCAGGCCCGAGGGTCCCGGAACAGCTTCAGATAATCCTTCTGGGCCACCAGGAACAAGTCAAAGGCCCAGCTGTAGGGCACGTGCCAGGGGTTGCAGTACTGGTCGATGGAGTACCCGACCACCACCCCCGGCAGCCGCTCCAGACCGAAGACCTCCAGCGGCCGACACCGGTCCACCCAAACGGTCAGCTCCGGCCGAAAGTCCCTGGCCGAAAGAATCTCCCACAGTTCCCGCGGACCGATGAGATGCTCAAGGGTCACGTCATGACCGGCCCCTTTGCCCATGGTCAGGACATGGTGCCCCATGTTCTTCCAGGCCGGGACGAAGTCCGTTCCCCCAACGCTCAAGATGCGCATGCTTTGTGCCTCAAAAGTATCCCAGACTGCGCAGGGTTTCCATTTGGCGTTCCTTGTCCTGATCCCTGCCGGAGCGCTCCCCGCCGCCCGCGGCCAGATCCGGGGCCTGATCCGGCGCGACGGTGCAGGGCATGCAGCCCAGGGAGCGGTAGCCTTGGGCGTAGAGCGTGCAATAGGGCAGCCCTTGTTCCATGATGCAGGCCCAGATGTCCATTTCCGTCCAGTCCAGGATCGGGTTGACCTGGAGATGATCCGGGGATTCGCGAGGCTCCACGGGCTGGCGGTCGCATCGGCTGGGCGCTTCGTCCCGGCGTAGTCCAGTGAGCAGGGCGGACAGGCGGAGGTCGACGATGGCCTGCTGTAAGGGGAGAATCTTCAGGTCGCGGCAGCAAGTCAGCTTGTCCTGGGCCACTGGGTAAACATCCAAGGGGATGTCCGGGCGTTGCACATGCAGGTCAATTTCCCATTCCCGGGCCACCTGATCGCGCAACTCCAGTACCTCGAGAAACTTCAACCCGGTATCCAGGTTCACGGCCCGGCAGGGGGCCATGTCCCGCTCCCGGAGCAGAGAGCGCCACAGCCAGAGGACCACGGTGGAATCCTTGCCTCCGGTCCAGGCCACGGCGGTCCGCTCAGGACCGTGTTTGGCCAGAACCTGTTCGAGGATGTGTCGGGAGTGGAGAATTTTATCGTGCAGCATGACAACGGCTCCTCGCAATCAGTTTTTCGAACTTCATGCGACGATTGGTTGGCCAAACCTGTATGTCAGTGTGGACAATTGGGCAACAGGCCGTCAGCCATGCCTGATTTTCAATTTCGGTTGACGCCAGGTTGATCCGAGTGAGAATACGGATTTGCATCCTGCGGTGTTGGAAGGCTGAAGAAGTTGTCTTTTGCGCGGGCGAACCAATGAGGATAAGAAGATGGGTACGGTGCATTTATGGGCTCGGTCGCCTGGATCGACCTGGAGGTGGACGCCGATCGACGTCGGAAAGATTCGGCGGGAAGCATGGGGACGTCTGGTGGGATCGACGTGGAGCTGAATCTGGTCGACGCCGGCCTGGTGCTGGAAGGCGGAGGGCTGCGCGGGGTGTTCACGTCCGGAGTGTTGCGGCGGTTCATGGACGAGGAGCTGTGGTTCGCTTCGGTGTACGGGGTGTCCATGGGCGCGTGCAACGGGGCCAATTACGTGGCCCTCCAGCCGGAGCGCAACCGGATGGTGAACATCGGTTTCGTGCGGGACCGCCGCTATCTGAGCTGGCTTCGGCTGCTGCGCGGCGGGGAGTTGTTCGGCATGGAGTTCATTTTCCAGGTTGTCCCGCGGCAGATCATTCCCTTTGACTACGCGGCGTTCCGGGACAGTCCGGTGAAATTCCGGGTCGTTCTGACCGATTGCGTGCGGGGCGAGGCGGTCTGGCTGGAAAAGGGCGAGTTCGCCCGGACCGACGATTCCGTGGACGATGTGTTCCGGGCCACGGCTAGCCTGCCCGTAATCTCGACCCCGGTGCGTTATCAAGGGCGCATGGTCATGGACGGCGGCATCGTTGATCCGATACCGGTCCGCGCTTGCGTGGAGCAGGGCGACGCAAAGCGCGTGATCGTCCTCACCCAGCCGGACGGATACGTCAAAAAGCCGAGCAAAAGCGGATGGGCCTGCAGATGGCGGCATCCCGAACTCGCGGGCATGCACCGGCTCTTGGCCCACCGTCATGACGTCTACAACCAGACCCAGACCGCGATCCGGGACATGGAGGCCCGGGGTGAGGCCTTTGTCATCCGGCCGGACACGACCCTGGGCGTGGGCCGGGTCTGCCGCGACCCCAAGAGGCTCTACGATCTCTACGACCACGGCTACTTCGCGGCTCAGAACCGCATGAACGCCTTGCGGGAGTATCTGGCGGCCTGAAAAAGGGCCTATCCTCTTGTTTTTTTCTCCACTCATCAGCCCAAAGGATGAATGCAATTGCTGCACATCTACATTGATGCCGACTCGTGCCCGGTCAAGCAGGAAGTTTATCGCGTCGCAAGCCGGTACCAGCTTGACGTGACGCTGGTGGCTAATTCGCGGATGCACGTACCCAGTGAACTTCGGGTAACGCTCATGGTGGTGAAGGGCGGTTTTGACGCGGCTGATGATTGGATTGTCGAACACGTCGACGCCCACGACATCGTCGTTACCGCCGACATCCTGCTGGCCGACCGCTGCCTGAAAAAGGGCGCGCTCGTCGTCGGCCCAACCGGAAAAACCTTTACCGCCGAAAGCATCGGCTCAGCCGTCGCAGTCCGGGGCCTGATGGCGGAACTTCGCAGCTCAGGGGAGATGACCGGAGGGCCTGCGCCGCTCAAAAAGCAGGATCGCTCCCGTTTCCTGCATCAGCTCGATGAAATGATCCAATCAATCCGCCGCGCACACCCTGACAGTGCCCGGTAGGACGGGCTGTCAGCTTGCAATGTGAGCAAGGAAATATTATATCGGATTTCGATATCGAAATGGATTTCTTGTTGTACAGTGCAAGGAGAAGAACAATGGACATCCTCATCGTCTGCGTGGCGGCCCTGGTCGCCTCGGCCTTGACCCTGTTTTCCGGCTTCGGCATGGGCACCCTGCTCATGCCGGTCTTCGCCATCTTCTTTCCGGTGCCCGTGGCCGTGGCCCAGACCGCGGTGGTGCATCTGCTGAACAACATCTTCAAGGCCTCGCTGTTCGGGCGCAACGCGGACAAGGGCGTGCTGCTGCGTTTCGGCCTGCCTGCCCTGGCGGCCAGCTTTCTCGGAGCCTGGATCCTGCTCTCCCTGGCCCAGGCCTCCCCGCTGACGACATATACCCTGGCGGGACGGGAGTTCGAGATCCAGCCCGTGAAGCTGACCATCGCCATGCTCATGGCCATGTTCGCGGGCCTGGAGCTGTGGCCCTGGTTCCAGAACCTGGCCTTTGACCGCCGGTACCTGCCCCTGGGCGGCATTCTCAGTGGCTTTTTCGGCGGTCTTTCCGGCCACCAAGGGGCCATGCGCAGCGCCTTCCTGATCAAAAGCGGGCTGACCAAGGAAGCCTTCATCGGCACCGGCGTGATGCTGGCCGTGATCGTGGATCTCTCCCGGATGACCGTCTACGCCGGCCTGCTCAAGTCCGCGGACGTCCTGGGCAACCCGACCACGGTCATCGCCGCGACCCTGGCCGCCTTTGCCGGAACCTTCCTCGGCACGCGGCTGGTCAAGAAGGTGACCATCAAGTTTTTGCAGGTGATCGTTTCGGTGATGCTCTTTCTGGTGGCGCTGGGTCTGGGGACGGGACTGCTGTAAAGTGGAAGTGACGGCCTCCTTCAGCGGGACCATCACTTCACGGTTATGTCAGCTCCAAGTGTTGCACGAAATGGAAGCCGCTTTTCGACATGCCCTCGAGTTCGTAAAATCGGTGCGCGTCTGCTCTTTGAAGACCTGAATCCAGGTGCATTTGCAGACAACCTACCGTCGTCGCGTAGTCTCGGAGCCAGGACAGCAACGCCGCGCCGTACCTCGTGAACGGCGGTTTTCGGTCGCGATCAGGTCGTCAACATAGAGAAACCGCCCCCACGCGAAGTTTTCTCCCGTCCTGAACCCGGCCATCGCGACAATCACGCCGT contains:
- a CDS encoding GDP-L-fucose synthase family protein gives rise to the protein MQNDAIIYVAGHRGLVGSALVRALEAKGCRNVLQRTSSELDLTDQGAVRRFFEQERPDYVFLAAAKVGGILANNTYPAQFIHVNLAIQTNVIHEAWRCGTRRLLFLGSSCIFPRDCPQPMKEEYLLTGPLEPTNRPYAVAKIAGIEMCWAYNREYGTRFLAVMPTNLYGPNDNYDLAGSHVIPAMIRKFHEAKVSGAPHVTLWGTGAPRREFLHVDDLARACVYLMNSPEEDYAGLLREDVAPLLNIGSGEDQTIRELARIVRETVGYEGEIVWDTDKPDGTPRKLLDVSRMRGLGWEPTFGLREGLGATYRDFLSNQKISPAANDAA
- the cobM gene encoding precorrin-4 C(11)-methyltransferase, producing MSATPTPNVYFVGAGPGDPELLTLKAQRLIREADLIIYAGSLVPVAMLEEAGPECRIVDSSGLTLDQTHELIRDAARSGHRVVRLHTGDPGLYGAVREQARLLDAEGISHAVVPGVTAAMAAAAAANVSFTIPKICQSLILTRLDGRTRVPELEQLRRLAVHQAALAVYLCGPSHQKLARELLDGGYPPDTTIIAAHRVGWPEEDIQRLTLDKLAKTGAKPLWERQTIFLVLPSQELATSSRLYAPEFEHGFRKNEKNQTLQ
- the cbiE gene encoding precorrin-6y C5,15-methyltransferase (decarboxylating) subunit CbiE, whose amino-acid sequence is MSIHHVQPIRHPIDVVGLGQGPRHGHAELERLIQEADMLAAGERIQADFPNFRGERVVLKAPLASPLERLDQAWEAGRRVVVLVGGDPCFYGIGPLLVRRLGRENVRLHPGTTTLQAAAALLGIAWQNVPAVSLHGRDRTASLFAALGRNHRVAVYTDGRHAPAALARMLLERGAEIFQMWVFEDLGLPSQNWGAYSLEQAVEQAFSPLNLVLLERVREPEITLTLGMAVEDYVHERGLITKPTIRAAALAALALEPDHLLWDLGAGCGSVGIEAGLLLPRGGVVAVEREERRVAMIRENVRRTNAFWVQVVHGQMPDCLETLPHPDRIFLGGGLGSSLGCSPESSPKNSPGNSPGNIQGHGPGDISKDILESAWDRLKPGGKLVAATVLLGSMHRAKTFLEHRGLGLEIVQVQAGHGAPLADDLRISAQNPVFLLSSRKPMS
- a CDS encoding helix-turn-helix domain-containing protein, whose protein sequence is MSKENVGVRIRNLREEREINREQLAERTGLAPEFISRMEDSGDVPSLGPLLKVARGLGVRLGTFLDDQVSRDPLIVRLEERQAGLNMHKDHGGPLALRFFPLGLGKTDRHMEPFFIQVLPDPAQEKSLSAHEGEEFIVVVSGEIELRYGRETQRLKAGDSVYYNSAIPHHVGAVGPEPAEIYAVLYIPE
- a CDS encoding AMP-binding protein produces the protein MDKPILREITLGRLLDEAVRDYPDNDAVVYVDRNFRLTYQEFGEVVDQLAKGLMHLGVQKGEKVAVWATNVPYWVALQFATAKIGAVLLTVNTNYKSNELAYLLEQSEAETIFLIDGFRDTDYVATVNELVPELRVDARGHLRSKRFPHLKRIFFLGPEKHRGMYSIPELLALGHMVSQADYLARQATLDPHDVVNMQYTSGTTGFPKGVMLTHYNIANNGFWIGENQLFTHKDRICLPVPLFHCFGCVLGVLAAVSHGSTLVILEGFNPVHVMASVEQERCTALYGVPTMFIAVLEHRLFPKFDFSSLRTGIMAGSPCPVRVMRQVMEKMYMRDITICYGLTETSPVMTQTRVDDDVNRRVATVGRAMPAIEVRVVDPETNQPVPPGVQGEVCCRGYNVMKGYYNMPEATAQTIDADGWLHSGDLGVMDEDGYLAITGRIKDMIIRGGENVYPREIEEFLYTMEGISDVQVVGVASRKYGEEVGAFIVPKPGVTLTPEEVRDFCRGKIARYKTPRYIAFVESYPMTASGKIQKYKLRETAAKLFPEAMR
- a CDS encoding 3D domain-containing protein; this encodes MRFSLPIILILALTNVYLLVQSGARVQDMVPPSAEESLVSAEHQLELLKAQDKITILKLMLDRYREANTHRLRLTAYTARPEETNEDVENTAIMQTPRPGWTVAVSQDLRGWLGKRVYVEGFGVRFVGDLMNPRYSKSIDVLVADVEEARDIGVILDVFVTLIEPLLPEHYDGDFDITAVFNWNRE
- a CDS encoding glycosyltransferase family protein; protein product: MRILSVGGTDFVPAWKNMGHHVLTMGKGAGHDVTLEHLIGPRELWEILSARDFRPELTVWVDRCRPLEVFGLERLPGVVVGYSIDQYCNPWHVPYSWAFDLFLVAQKDYLKLFRDPRAWRECRWFPLYCRLDMDRDPGMERDIPVSFVGTLNPPLNPDRGPFLRRFRQTCPTIVQQGAYAPIFGRSRIVINQSVVGELNFRLFQAAACGAAVLTEDVENGLREVFVPGEEILIYPRNDASAAARIAREALDDPERLEEISRRGKRRVLRDHSATVRAREIIRLAEELLVSGAGNRRKNGMRLVREHLLKTYASLATDKEIPLPLEHRHFYAEVARDACLETFG
- a CDS encoding phosphoadenosine phosphosulfate reductase family protein; translated protein: MLHDKILHSRHILEQVLAKHGPERTAVAWTGGKDSTVVLWLWRSLLRERDMAPCRAVNLDTGLKFLEVLELRDQVAREWEIDLHVQRPDIPLDVYPVAQDKLTCCRDLKILPLQQAIVDLRLSALLTGLRRDEAPSRCDRQPVEPRESPDHLQVNPILDWTEMDIWACIMEQGLPYCTLYAQGYRSLGCMPCTVAPDQAPDLAAGGGERSGRDQDKERQMETLRSLGYF
- a CDS encoding patatin-like phospholipase family protein; the encoded protein is MGSVAWIDLEVDADRRRKDSAGSMGTSGGIDVELNLVDAGLVLEGGGLRGVFTSGVLRRFMDEELWFASVYGVSMGACNGANYVALQPERNRMVNIGFVRDRRYLSWLRLLRGGELFGMEFIFQVVPRQIIPFDYAAFRDSPVKFRVVLTDCVRGEAVWLEKGEFARTDDSVDDVFRATASLPVISTPVRYQGRMVMDGGIVDPIPVRACVEQGDAKRVIVLTQPDGYVKKPSKSGWACRWRHPELAGMHRLLAHRHDVYNQTQTAIRDMEARGEAFVIRPDTTLGVGRVCRDPKRLYDLYDHGYFAAQNRMNALREYLAA
- a CDS encoding YaiI/YqxD family protein, with amino-acid sequence MLHIYIDADSCPVKQEVYRVASRYQLDVTLVANSRMHVPSELRVTLMVVKGGFDAADDWIVEHVDAHDIVVTADILLADRCLKKGALVVGPTGKTFTAESIGSAVAVRGLMAELRSSGEMTGGPAPLKKQDRSRFLHQLDEMIQSIRRAHPDSAR
- a CDS encoding sulfite exporter TauE/SafE family protein, with the protein product MDILIVCVAALVASALTLFSGFGMGTLLMPVFAIFFPVPVAVAQTAVVHLLNNIFKASLFGRNADKGVLLRFGLPALAASFLGAWILLSLAQASPLTTYTLAGREFEIQPVKLTIAMLMAMFAGLELWPWFQNLAFDRRYLPLGGILSGFFGGLSGHQGAMRSAFLIKSGLTKEAFIGTGVMLAVIVDLSRMTVYAGLLKSADVLGNPTTVIAATLAAFAGTFLGTRLVKKVTIKFLQVIVSVMLFLVALGLGTGLL